In Leptolyngbya sp. SIO1E4, one DNA window encodes the following:
- a CDS encoding purine-binding chemotaxis protein CheW — protein sequence MVGNPDFLAGKGQEQGPELQQLETPEGELYLRFFVTSGEEFALPATGIRRIIEQPPDRITPVPNVSPLLLGTLNEQGRVIWVADLGQFLGYATQLNTDRPEIPVIAVESQGTMLGLAVNQIVGTDWMDLEALSLSQGIPDAMAPFLKGEWMVDEKSSRVLRLLDHVAVLRSARWAA from the coding sequence ATGGTCGGAAATCCCGATTTTTTAGCTGGAAAAGGGCAAGAGCAAGGACCTGAGTTACAACAGTTAGAGACCCCAGAAGGTGAACTTTACCTCCGGTTTTTCGTAACCTCTGGTGAGGAATTTGCGCTGCCTGCGACGGGAATTCGACGCATTATTGAACAGCCCCCTGATAGGATTACACCTGTTCCAAATGTGTCTCCTTTATTGTTGGGTACCCTTAACGAACAGGGGCGGGTTATTTGGGTGGCGGATTTGGGGCAGTTTCTGGGCTATGCCACCCAACTGAATACTGATCGGCCAGAGATTCCAGTAATTGCGGTTGAAAGTCAAGGAACTATGCTAGGCTTAGCCGTTAACCAGATTGTTGGCACTGACTGGATGGATTTGGAAGCGCTCTCTCTGTCCCAGGGTATTCCAGATGCAATGGCGCCCTTTCTCAAAGGAGAGTGGATGGTGGATGAAAAATCAAGCCGCGTTCTTCGCTTACTGGATCACGTTGCTGTTTTAAGGTCAGCTCGCTGGGCCGCCTGA
- a CDS encoding HAMP domain-containing protein, protein MGSSTDYTQAYQKAERAYMQGRYEDAAAVIDQLAAEYPTDPSVLLLRGHIYCYGLQHYGEAKAQYQAVLDITSDPEFVDFANNGLAYAEEQFAADIPNTSPGMESSAPVSVEGDTEFEEWSDDFATEASDISVGNDEVDFADFNLEEVEVDLDMSADLSESADPFASSLEVGSDPAEWAELEGEETSFANDPFAAPSVSAPQSTDFEAAAADNPFASDEDLSDIELPDSEIAEGDPFADFENLETAETDPMPLEANAAEAEDMSLYDSPLDEETTFVGIADEPLEEQTLFMAEPPDDPPDEFAYGSETEELSELYPVEENSTEETYDDYVTYSDNGAAIAEDSTSTQGNVDFLDDFDEFDDLGSLPDFELTDSSADFTSPSVGSSGIGATDDSDNGFGSSDFSIADANDQSTIGDEEIFSISGTAEQLPAFAKLDEDEAEPAQVEQGWLAPLENASIDTKQIMIAGATGVMSAIAVAIVNFVASSLMPDQKLPRGIPPAMAVTTGLVGFGTAAGIGQLAHRRTKQSFKNLQEQFTAVSQGNLNARATVYAGDEMGQLATSFNQMSRVILTTTSEAQRKAQEQEQAKEDLQRQVIRLLDDVEGAARGDLTVQAEVTADVLGAVADSFNLTIQNLREIVQQVSVAARQVSKASTENEVFARSLSADALRQAEELAVTLNSVQVMTDSIQRVAESAREAEDVARSASTTALRGGESVERTVAGILEIRETVAETTRKVKRLAESSQEISKIVALISQIASRTNLLALNASIEAARAGEAGRGFAIVADEVRQLADRAAKASKEIEQIVLQIQSETSGVMTAMEEGTQQVIEGTRLAEQAKRSLEDIIQVSNRIDVLVRSITADTVEQTETSRAVAQVMQSVELTAQETSQESQRVSASLQNLVGVARDLLTSVERFKVDAEEEKAG, encoded by the coding sequence ATGGGATCAAGTACTGATTATACTCAAGCTTATCAGAAAGCTGAGAGAGCCTACATGCAGGGTCGCTATGAAGACGCCGCTGCTGTAATCGATCAGCTCGCTGCCGAATACCCAACTGATCCCAGTGTGCTGCTGCTGCGAGGTCATATCTATTGCTACGGCCTGCAGCATTATGGTGAAGCTAAGGCGCAGTATCAGGCAGTTTTGGATATCACCTCTGATCCCGAATTTGTGGATTTTGCCAATAACGGCCTAGCTTATGCTGAAGAACAATTCGCAGCAGATATCCCCAACACTTCGCCAGGCATGGAAAGCAGCGCCCCTGTTTCTGTGGAGGGAGACACTGAATTTGAAGAATGGTCTGACGATTTTGCGACAGAAGCCTCTGACATTTCTGTCGGTAACGACGAGGTCGATTTTGCAGACTTTAACTTAGAAGAAGTCGAGGTCGATCTGGATATGTCTGCCGATCTGTCTGAATCGGCAGATCCATTTGCAAGTTCTTTGGAGGTGGGGTCTGATCCGGCTGAATGGGCGGAGTTGGAAGGAGAAGAGACCTCTTTTGCTAATGACCCATTTGCTGCCCCGAGCGTTTCGGCCCCGCAATCCACTGATTTTGAGGCCGCAGCCGCTGACAATCCATTTGCATCAGATGAAGACTTATCGGATATAGAGTTGCCGGATTCCGAGATTGCTGAGGGTGATCCATTCGCAGATTTTGAAAATTTAGAGACTGCTGAGACCGATCCAATGCCTTTGGAAGCCAATGCGGCTGAGGCCGAGGACATGTCCCTCTATGATTCCCCCTTGGATGAAGAGACAACTTTTGTCGGCATTGCCGATGAGCCCCTGGAAGAGCAGACGCTCTTCATGGCTGAGCCACCAGATGACCCGCCCGATGAATTTGCCTATGGCTCAGAGACTGAGGAACTGTCAGAGCTGTATCCAGTCGAGGAAAATTCGACTGAGGAAACCTACGATGACTATGTTACCTACTCTGACAACGGGGCTGCGATCGCTGAAGACAGCACCAGCACCCAGGGAAATGTTGATTTCCTGGATGACTTTGACGAGTTTGATGACCTAGGCAGCCTTCCTGACTTTGAGTTGACAGATAGCTCTGCGGATTTTACCAGTCCTTCTGTGGGCAGCTCTGGTATCGGTGCCACGGATGATTCAGACAACGGTTTTGGGAGTTCAGACTTTTCCATTGCCGATGCTAATGATCAGTCAACGATTGGCGACGAAGAGATTTTCAGCATTTCTGGCACGGCGGAGCAGCTTCCTGCGTTTGCTAAGTTGGATGAAGACGAAGCGGAACCAGCACAAGTGGAGCAAGGCTGGTTAGCTCCTCTGGAAAATGCTTCTATCGACACCAAGCAAATTATGATTGCGGGGGCGACGGGGGTCATGTCAGCGATCGCTGTGGCCATTGTCAACTTCGTTGCTTCCAGCTTAATGCCAGACCAAAAGTTGCCAAGGGGAATTCCCCCTGCCATGGCGGTGACAACTGGGCTGGTCGGCTTTGGGACTGCTGCAGGAATTGGGCAGCTCGCTCATCGCCGTACTAAGCAGTCCTTCAAGAACTTGCAAGAGCAGTTTACGGCGGTTTCTCAGGGCAACTTAAATGCCCGGGCGACCGTTTATGCTGGCGATGAGATGGGGCAGCTGGCCACCAGCTTCAACCAAATGTCGCGGGTTATTCTCACGACAACCAGCGAAGCTCAGCGCAAAGCCCAAGAACAAGAACAGGCAAAAGAGGATCTGCAGCGTCAGGTCATTCGACTTTTAGACGATGTAGAAGGAGCTGCTCGAGGTGACCTGACTGTACAGGCGGAAGTCACTGCGGACGTGCTAGGGGCCGTTGCAGACTCGTTTAACCTCACCATTCAGAACCTACGAGAAATTGTGCAGCAGGTGAGCGTGGCGGCGCGGCAGGTGAGCAAGGCTTCGACGGAAAATGAAGTGTTTGCCCGCAGCCTGTCTGCAGATGCCTTGCGACAGGCGGAAGAGCTTGCCGTCACTCTGAATTCCGTACAGGTGATGACAGACTCTATTCAGCGGGTGGCTGAAAGCGCCCGCGAAGCTGAAGATGTGGCCCGGTCTGCATCAACGACCGCCCTACGAGGGGGCGAGTCGGTGGAACGAACCGTCGCGGGTATTCTCGAAATTCGAGAAACGGTGGCAGAAACGACTCGGAAAGTGAAACGCCTTGCGGAATCTTCCCAGGAAATTTCCAAAATTGTGGCCTTGATTTCGCAGATTGCTTCTCGAACGAATTTGCTCGCTTTAAACGCCAGTATTGAAGCTGCCCGAGCGGGAGAAGCCGGTCGTGGCTTTGCCATTGTGGCGGATGAAGTGCGGCAGTTGGCAGATCGGGCAGCGAAAGCTTCGAAGGAGATTGAGCAAATCGTCTTGCAAATTCAAAGTGAAACCAGTGGTGTGATGACGGCCATGGAAGAAGGCACTCAACAGGTAATTGAGGGCACGCGACTGGCTGAGCAGGCGAAGCGATCGCTAGAAGACATTATTCAAGTATCCAATCGGATTGATGTCCTGGTGCGCTCCATTACGGCTGATACCGTGGAACAAACAGAGACCTCGCGGGCCGTGGCCCAAGTTATGCAGTCTGTAGAATTAACGGCTCAAGAAACCTCGCAAGAATCTCAAAGAGTGTCTGCCTCCCTACAAAATCTTGTGGGGGTTGCTCGCGATCTGCTCACGTCTGTTGAACGATTTAAGGTCGATGCGGAGGAGGAGAAAGCTGGATAA